ACAAGGTCAAGGTCACAGTGCCAAATGAAAGTCCACGTGGACCTTACTATCCGTCAATAATAGAAATTAAGCGGCACGTCTGCCGCTATTTTTGAGTTGAACTGGAAAGTATGTAACGTTGATTGATGACCTTGCTCGACCCCAGTGACCTTCAAAACGATGCCTTTTTTATGACAGAATTATATCTTAGAAATGAAAATCTAATTTGGTCCCTGTTTGAAAATAAACAGGACAATTTTGAtaatgaaatggggggggggggatttccactTTTTTGTGACCTAAAATGTCCTTGACCCAGTTTTGTCCCAAATTAAATGGGAACCTTCTGGGGTGGCATCCCTCGCCATCGTCTTTGTTTCATCAGAGCTGATTGTTCTGCTGTTgctaacacacaaaaacacaaacagaaacaagCGGGGATCAAAAACATGACCCCATCTCAGGAGTCGGGTTAATGCTGTTCGTTATTTATTCTGTTACGTTGGAGGACTGAGTAGAAATCTGGATCTGTTTTACATTAAGAGTCTGATTCTATGCATTTATAGATATTTGGTCTAGCTAATATATGAACAGACGTGATGCATATTCAAGCTGAAACCTTAATAAATAGTCATTTTATCCGTCTGTGACAGGGTGTTAGGTCACACAGGCCCTCTACTAACTGGCCTCTGTACCACGGCTGGAGTCTCGTTGTACAGCTGTGGAAACACCGGTGCAGCGGGAAACAGGTACGTGTGAAACAAATATTAAAATGGGATAATGATGTGGccgtgcttctgttggacagacaatcAATATTACCGTGGAACCGCTTAATGATATATTTTTATGTAATTTGTAATTCATTAGGTTGCCTGTGTAAGCGTTGGTCCAAGGACGCCACTTTTACAAGGCCGCGGACAGTTTACCGGTGAGCAGACGGGCACACGGACGACAATGGCCGCTACACCTTGCTTGTAGTCCGAGTAAATGAGTGTCAACAGGTCTGTTACTCTCTGCCTCGAAATATATCCGAACATTGGTCTTCTGTAAAATCGACAACCCGTCTAACAGAATCGCTACATTATCTTGAGGTTACAAATTGATAAAATAACACGACTTATTCAACTTTTAGGATCCGGCTTTAACGATACAGAGACAGAAGCTGCACCACCTGCTGGGAAACTGACAGCCGTACTCTGCACTGCAACAAACCACATTTGGCTTGCAAAATGGGATGTAAAATCTTACACCTCATTTGGTCCGATCACACGGACGTGTGGATTCCCGGAAACAATGAATAGATGGAGAGTAACATGTAAGATGGTATGTGCACATCGGGTATAGCATGCAAAAAGGATATCTATATATTAATTTACAGGTAATTGAGTTGCGTATCAAAGTACACATTTTTATACATTTCCAGAGGCTTACAGCTACGATTTGGATTTGTTCCCCCCACCCCTCTACCAACTTTTGCAAATATTAATAGACAATATGAGTAGGAAAATAGACAAGTGCCAAATACAATACAAGTCCCATCTAGAGTCTTTTGTAACGTAATAGACTTCCAGCGCCATACTTATCGCGCTACTGGAATGCAGAGATTTGTCTTCAACTACCGCAGGGAGAGGCTGGCTGGGAGACACGCCTCTACCGTGAAGTCTGCACACGGATTTTAAAAGTAATGAGTAACTGGCTGCCGCTGTGCAGATGTCTGTTGCAGCATGCACAGGGGGGGAAATTGTTACGCAATCGGATGTGAGCGGCCTCAGGGTTTTAGACAAATGCTTTGCGAGACAGCTCCAAGTATTTTTTTCCcccgtatataaatatatatcattCTTTTCATGTGCTAATTAGAGGACTCGGATGCTGCGATGTTTCTTTGTGTTCGTCCACATTCAAGTCAAAGCAGCACAAGTtttctctctctggtctctcgaCATTGCCAAATAAGGAAGTGGTCGCATCACGGGGCGAAGTTGctacattattttttttaatttttattaaataaaatgtGTTTCATTCCGTCCCTTTAAATGCGTGCAGAGAAACAATCAAATCAACAATAATGTTTACCCTACGAAATATACTTTATAAAGATGCCTGGAGAAGAGGAAGCGGAGATATTTGCATAGGAAACTCCGGTCTACGCACGCCCACTTTCACGTATGCGTAAGATTTGGGCAAACCTTTGGCCgagagacgaagaagaagaagcttcatttagaggaaaagagggaaaaaagggagagaaaaagagacggATGACGAAGGAAAACTGACGAGAACACCAGAGAAAAGGGAGTAAACCACGGGCGGAGCGGAGAGCCTCGCATACTACCAGTGCGTTTATATCGAGCGGCTTGAGGAAAGCTGTGAATTTCCTCGACAGACTGTCGACCAAAGCTTTTATCAGTAGTCGTCAACCGGACAAACCGAGACGGTTTTTGTACTATTTTGTTTAGTTTTAGCAGAGGCGGGTTTCGACGCCCCCCCCAACCAGGATTGAATTAGAAAGTATCGTTATTACATTGTAATAGTGCACCGAgcgcccccctcctcctcatcaCTTCCGCTGAAGATCTAAATATAAATGGAACTGATACAAACCGAAGATATAGAAGCGTAACGTCCGAGCGCTCAGCGAGACGTAACATGGACTAATCGTCGCAAAACCAGTTGCAAATGCATCAGACGACGTGCATTTAACTTTGTTTTGATATTTGTCccgaaaaaacccccaaaacgtcTCCATGTGTAACCAGATTGGGAATACTTTGCTTTGCGATATTTtaaacaactgtgtgtgtgtgtgaagaggcgGCCTGGTGACTTCTGACTTGTTCTGCGTTTTGTTCCGCTCCTTTTCATTCGAGTCCGGTTGagcacaccaacaccaccaccaacaccaccaactTTTGTTTTAACCAAGAAACAGAAGATACCAAAGTCGCGATGTCAGGCGACGAGGAGAGATTCAAACTAGTTGTCGTGGGTGGAGGCGGTGTGGGCAAAAGCGCTTTGACCATACAGTTTATTCAGGTAAATATGAAATACAGGGCACCGTCCAGTCAGTGTTGACACCAGCCTTGAAGGCGtttgtgttgtctgtgtgtgaatTCACCAGTTTGGCTTAATGTGTGAAAATACGTGGTGGGATTGTTGAAGGTTAACAACCCTTAAAAGTGTATTTTCACAAAACAAAGTTGCCCCCTCCCAATAACCCTCGATCTGTCTTCCAGTCCTACTTTGTGTCCGACTACGACCCCACCATCGAGGACTCTTACACCAAAATATGCACCGTGGATGGGAAGGAGACACGGTTAGACAGTAAGTGTCATTTAGTCATGATAGAAACGATACTTATCCCATAATGCATAGACAGAATGTTACGCCTGGTGATTTTGTTTCGACCTGTTTGCAGTGTTACTGCAGGACAGATTTACACGTCACCGGGATGAGGCTTGGCAGTAATTCACTATTATCGGTTATCATCTTCCAGTTGTACTGAGTCAGCATGAAATTCTGATATTGTCATATCTTGATTCAGGGTTTTTTGTTGTCTGCATTAACAGTAGCAAGAATCTGTTTCCTAAAATTTGTCAGAAATGTTGAGGAAGTATTCTTTGAAAGACTAGCTTTGGTTTGATATTACACTTCACATGACCAAACACTGCAATATGATGAACCTCAGATTGAAGATCAAATAGATATTTGCGACATATATGTATCTCAATATTGTGTGAAATTCTTAATGATTTCTTTACATATCGCCCGGCATCTACGCTATGCTAAGGTAAAGTTCAATCAATTAGGTATTTGCAAGGGATTTCCGTTACTTTTTGGGACTAGATGGCGGGTGAGCCGCTCCCTGCCTGTGAGGTAAGAGATTGAGTCTGTTTGTGTCTGGATGATTCATCCCCATGTTATGACTTGCTCTTAGCCAGTATGCATGCTCTCAAGGTATAGTCTTTGGCCAGAAACACAGCCATCACATTGATAATAACTTCTAACTTTTCACTCCATCTGATGCCTTATACTGTAGAagataaacaaaaaaaataataacactTAATACATGTCTCAATAGCAGCTCGACCATGTAGACCTAAGTGCTGTTTGTGAATACATGCCTTAGGGAGGTAGGTAGGGTTGTTTGCCTTGGGCAAGTATATTAGTCATCGTcgttttttttaaagctgtttcAGACTTAAAAAAATATTGACAGAGTATGTCGCTAAGTACTCGATGCTGGTTTTGGTCTGACTTTAAATCAGGCTTTTTTACTGTCCCAGAGGGCATTTCATGTACAGCAACATCTTGGATGCAATCAAACAATAGTAACAACACATTAAAAACAATACAACAAAGACAGTCATATAAGTACTCATCAAAGATTGCAGCTGTCTTTATTTTAAGTGTGTGGGTGCCAAAGTTTCTCAAGATTGGTCATTTAACAGATTGACAGCTTTGTGGATGATTGAATATTTGTATCTGCTGGTTTAATAGTAGGTTGCTTGAGGCTAATATTGCAGGGGTGGGGTGTGGGGAGTCAAATCTTCATGTCACGATCAGGGAAGATTGCATGTATGTAATAGTTTTGAAGCACAACCCAGTGATACAACTACACattttttattgtgtgtgtgtgtgtgtgtgtgtgtgtgtgtgtgtgtgtgtgtgtgtgtgtgtgtgtgtgtgtgtgtgtcagtcctggACACAGCAGGTCAAGAAGAGTTTGGTGCAATGAGGGAACAGTACATGCGCTCTGGAGAAGGCTTTCTACTGGTGTTCGCCTTGAATGATGTTGGCAGGTAATGAACAAATATGAGTGTGTGTTAATGGGAAGCTTCAACTTCACTTCAGCTGAAGTTTTCTTATAAGATAATAATTGGATAAGAAATTGACCCCTATTACCAACTAGTTTCTCAGTATAGTcagtgtactctctctctctggaataaagtcggatcacagcacaattaaagtccgcttcgctccttttattttattacgtacttcaagtttagcacagagaagtcggtgacttccGTCCGTGAATCTAACAAATTGTCTATAGAGGAAACTATAGAGGAACCGAATGGGGTGTAAGACCTTTGCACAGATGAGCTTCATGATTACATTAGTTCCTGATGCACTGTTTGAAGTGGATGTGAAAACTGGTAACATAGCCTACTCATCACTGTAATGAGTATCACGCACACAAGGTGATGGGGAACACTTCCATATTATGGGTGAAATATAGCGATTATTTTGACAGATTTCGATTAGTCACTGACCTCAATTTTTAAAGCCTAGCCCATGATCAAACTCCTAATTACCATTTGATGTTGAGTGAAGCAAAGCCTAGCTGTATATTAGATTGGTATTCCTGCTCACATTTAAAGTAGAGCATTGCATTTATTCATTACATTAAACACAATTTTGATTTTGGCTTCCTCAATTAATTGATTGTGACCAGGGGTAATTATTCCCACTGGGTTAAGCCTGCTCTGGTGTGAAGAAAGTATTGTGATTTGATGATTTCTTTCCAAGTTTATAAAATACATCATGAATGTGAAGGCAATTTTCCATTGCTTTTAAAATGCCCAATAAAAAAATTATGTTCCCAAAAATGGATGAAAAATCATGGTAAGTAACCAGGATTGTGCAACCCCAATAGAAAGTCTGCTCTTGAGAAAGAAGTACATTTTAATCTGTGTACTTTAAAAATGAATGAACTTCTTTAATGTTGCCTTTTCGACACAGGCTCTAGACTTATAAAACACAAGACAAAGCCTGCCCTACAACCAGGGGCTGTTTGAGTCCCCCATGCGTCTGGATTTGCAAACATATCCATGAGAAAGATATTTAACCCCAGTCCCAAGGGTGATTCACCAGCCGGCTGATCCTCCACTTAACTATTTGAATATTGCTTGAAGCGAAAATTTGACATGGGTTAAGAGATTATGGAATAAAAATGATAGAAACACGATATTTAAGTTCTCCATATATTGCTAACCCTTGGCCATTTTTTGATGAAatatttttatacctttattagaaagtcagtgtttgcagacaggaaatggggggagagagagagagagagaggggtaagacatgcaacaaaggtcactagcttgattcgaaccggtgatggtTGTGGCCATGTGGTATGTACTCTAACCATTTGGCTATGGAGGTGCCCTGATGAAATGTTTTTGATGTTGTAGTTCTGCACACACACGAACTGTAAAATTAAATTATTAAAAACCAACCAATGgattcagttgtgtgtgtgtgtgtgtgtgtgtgtgtgtgtgtgtgtgtgtgtgtgtgtatacactcaccggccactttattaggcacgcctgtccaactgctcgttaacgcaaatttctaatcagccaatcacatggcagcaactcaatgcatttaggtatgtagacatggtcaagacgatctactgcagttcaaaccgagcatcagaatggggaagaaaggtgatttaagtgactttgaacgtggcatggttgttggtgccagacgggctggtccgagtatttcagaaactgctgatctactgggattttcacgcacaaccatctctagggtttaaagagaatggtccgaaaaagagaaagtatccagtgagtggcagttctgtgggcgaaaatgccttgttgatgccagaggtcagaggagaatggccagactggttcgagctgatagaaaggcaacagtaactcaaataaccactcattacaaccgaggtatgcagaagagcatctctgaacgcacaacacgtcgaaccttgaggcagatgggctacagcagcagaagaccacaccgggtgccactcctatcagctaagaacaggaactgaggctacaattcgcacaggctcaccaaaattggacaatagaagattggaaaaacgttgcctggtctgatgagtctcgatttctgctgcgacattcagatggtagggttagaatttggcgtcaacaacatgaaagcatggatccatcctgccttgtatcaacggttcaggctggtggtggtggtgtaatggtgtgggggatattttcttggcacactttgggccccttaataccaattgagcatcgtgtcaacgccacagcctacctgagtattgttgctgaccatgtccatccctttatgaccacagtgttcccatcttctgatggctacttccagcaggataacgcgccatgtcatcaagctcgaatcatctcagactggtttcttgaacatgacaatgagttcactgtactcaaatggcctccacagtcaccagatctcaatccaatagagcacctttgggatgtggtggaccgggagattcacatcatggatgtgcagccgacaaatctgcagcaactgcgtgatgctatcatgtcaatatggaccaaactctctgaggaatgtttccagtaccttgttgaatctatgccacaaaggattaaggcagttctgaaggcaaaagggggtccaacccggtactaccaaggtgtacctaataaagtggccagtgagtgtatgtgtgtatatatatatatatatattttgtcttTTTGAGAGTGCCCTCAAATTGGTTTCATATTAGGATGGCAATATGGATGCTGTGCTTACACAATCCTGACCTCCACAACGATTTCCCCTTCGAGGATTTTATGAATTATTGGTGTAATGGAATTGATGATCAAAATCATCCTCAGTCTAAAATCATCTCATGTGAACAAACCAGGAAGCTGTTTGACATGTTAAGTTATTCAAATTAGATAAAACTGACTTCAGTccagtttttttctttccttggTGATTATTCTTGATTGTATGTCATTGAATAGTCTTAAGTGTATACGGAGCTTTGTGTAGGCTTAAACAGATGTATCAAAATCTGTTTTGTCCACCAAATAAACTTTTTTATGACTGTCATGAGCTTTAATTGATTTCAAGATTTTCAAGAGCTTTTATGTGGATGCTAAGGACGGAGTGGTACCAAAGAAGGTTAAAAGTTTGACTAATATGTAAGACTGATGTAAACATAAGGGTTTCTTATGTCTCAGTTTGTCAATCATTATTTATCCAAATCAAATGTCAGAAAGAGATATGCAAGACATTTGGGACACATGGCTCCTCAACCAGTACAAAATGGTCTCAAACATTAAGTAAATTGAGAGATGAGCTTGATAAAATAACTGTTGTAGGCACGAACACAGGCATGCTCAGTTTCTCCAGAACCCAAAGAAAATACTAAAGGTCCCATTTTTGATTGAATCTCATCTTTAGGAACTGTGTATAAAGTCCACTGCAGACTTTACAAAGGGAGTGTATAAATTACCCTCACTAAAGGCAAGGTGCGTTATAAGCAAATCCACAAATGTGCGTCATGTCTTCAATTGAATATTTGGAACTTCCCATTCAAGGCCTCACATTTAAAAAGAAGCCCTAATGCGGGATCTACATGAACATGGTGGTTCAGCCCTGCTGGAGTAGAGGCTTGTTGGCGGttggatgttgttgtttttttcttcttcttcttcaatttACCCTCTTTTCTCTCACCAGTTACAACGAGATCCAGAAGTTTCATACCCAGATCTTGCGAGTGAAGGACCGGGACGACTTTCCCATGGTGCTGGTGGGAAACAAGGCCGACCTGGAGCAGCAAAGAGTGGTAATCATCCTCACTCCTACTGTTTACATCACCTCTGCTCAAATCTTCCTGTTGgatgtctttttgtttgttttttttaaggtctgcaggtgtatttgtgtttgacatcatagtGGCTTAACAAGCTAGTGACCAGGCCACAAATTTGCTATGTCATGGGTTCGTTCAGAGTTCCCTTGCCATGTTCAAAGTTACCTTAGAAGATGATGCTAATTTTGGGTCAGTTGGTTAATGTCAGTGCTTTCAATATTTGCATTTATACCTCTTTCTCGTTACCTTAAACCAGATTATTTAAAATCATCCTTGATTGGTCACTTTTCTTGTATGGACCTGCTTGAAAATTAAATTGATATGAATAGAGTTATTCCAGAGAATATCACTTGATGACAGTGGAGTTTGGGGTCCTACGGGTCTATTCTGGGACAGTATTCTGGGACAGGACAGTTCCTGATGTAAACATAATAACTAAATGGAGGAGGTCATGCCATGTTAATTTTTATTTACACATTGTCTAACAGCTTTTCATCATGATTTACTGACAAAACCCAACTTAACTGAAATAGTAATTCAGTGTGTGGGACAAAAATAAAAGCATACATAGCCTGTTCTGCACTGGTAGTAACCACAGGCACCCCATTTAACTGTGAGACTTAATGGATTGCTCTGACCGTTTTCTTTATTGTCAACTCAGATTTTGAAGCTTGAAAATGCATAGATGTGATTACAAAACAAGACACAAGCACTCCTTGGATCTAATATAAATTATCAATAAGTGTTCTTCAGTTTGTAGTTTATATTTTTAACAGGTTTATGACGGGACATTTTTAGAAGAATTTGCTTCACGTTAGCAACTACAGCTGAGATGTAAGGATTTACACCAGTACATTTGCATTTCCAATATGTGATAGATGTGTTTTTTTCCTTGGTCTGTAGAGGGGGGCCTTGCTCTTTCCAAAAAAGATGTAAATTGTGTTTGAGCTGCTTGACACACGTGGTTGAGTGTATCTTGTAGGCAGGAAGGAGGTTATTCTGAAAGCATATAAATCCAAGGAGTCAGAAAAACCTCTTGCTTCTGTCTTGACAAAAAGGTTTTTCTTTCTTAGGTTAGGATTGAAAGTGAGATTTTGACATACTGGGGTTTATATTCATCCTGCAACTCAGAGAAAATAGTTAacttatagagagagagagaagcggcacagtggttagcgcagtcgcctcacagcaagaaggacctgggttcgagccctggggttgtccaaccttgggggtcgtctcgggtcgtcttctttgggaagtttgcatgttctccccgtgtctgtgtgggtttcctccgggtgctgcggtttcctcccacagtccaaagacatgtaggtcaggtgaatttgccgtactaaattgtccctaagtatgaatgtgtgtgtgtgtgtgtg
The nucleotide sequence above comes from Lampris incognitus isolate fLamInc1 chromosome 10, fLamInc1.hap2, whole genome shotgun sequence. Encoded proteins:
- the rras gene encoding ras-related protein R-Ras → MSGDEERFKLVVVGGGGVGKSALTIQFIQSYFVSDYDPTIEDSYTKICTVDGKETRLDILDTAGQEEFGAMREQYMRSGEGFLLVFALNDVGSYNEIQKFHTQILRVKDRDDFPMVLVGNKADLEQQRVISREEAQSFARENRIHYMEASAKSRYNVDEAFLEVVRAIRKYQETESPPIPANHTGKQKSGGCPCTLL